From a single Chitinophaga sp. Cy-1792 genomic region:
- the lptB gene encoding LPS export ABC transporter ATP-binding protein: MALRIHTDQLVKRYGARTVVNHVSVEVSQGEIVGLLGPNGAGKTTSFYMVVGLIKPDEGNVYLNDLNITKLPMYKRAKMGIGYLPQEASVFRKLSVEDNIAAVLEMTNLKRAEQKDKLESLLTEFRLQHVRKSPGDVLSGGERRRTEIARALAVDPKFILLDEPFAGIDPIAVEDIQSIVAKLKYKNIGILITDHNVQETLSITDRAYLLFEGKILKSGSAEDLAEDEQVRKVYLGQNFILRRKNYLDEAAKQQ, encoded by the coding sequence ATGGCACTAAGAATACATACAGACCAGCTTGTAAAGCGTTATGGCGCCAGAACCGTAGTAAATCACGTTTCTGTAGAAGTATCGCAGGGCGAGATAGTAGGACTGCTGGGTCCTAACGGTGCGGGTAAAACCACATCTTTTTACATGGTAGTAGGCCTGATTAAGCCGGATGAAGGTAATGTTTATCTTAACGATCTGAATATCACCAAGTTGCCTATGTACAAAAGAGCAAAAATGGGTATTGGGTACCTTCCACAGGAGGCATCTGTATTCCGTAAGCTCAGCGTAGAAGACAATATTGCAGCCGTTTTAGAGATGACCAACCTGAAAAGGGCGGAACAGAAAGACAAACTGGAATCATTATTAACAGAATTCCGTTTGCAACACGTTAGAAAGAGCCCCGGAGACGTACTCAGTGGTGGCGAACGCCGCCGTACGGAAATTGCGCGTGCACTGGCCGTAGACCCTAAATTCATCCTGCTGGACGAACCATTTGCAGGTATTGACCCTATCGCCGTAGAGGATATTCAGTCTATTGTAGCCAAACTGAAATACAAGAATATTGGTATTCTGATTACTGACCACAACGTACAGGAAACGCTATCTATTACAGACAGGGCTTATCTGTTATTTGAGGGAAAAATCCTCAAATCGGGATCAGCAGAAGATCTGGCAGAGGACGAACAAGTGAGAAAAGTGTATCTTGGCCAGAATTTCATTCTGCGCCGTAAAAATTATCTGGACGAAGCAGCTAAACAACAATAA
- a CDS encoding RNA polymerase sigma-70 factor, translating to MQDVVSFRHSEHARIASHTLENRILNIATNNSELINFESLFKVHYDALCTFAFDFVGRRELAEEIVQDTFLKIWERYEEIKIEVSAKAYLYRAVQNNALNYLKQAKIRDRYGSELLRQIESRTTLMSLPVPHDPSENLERTEMEGMVENAIRRLPPQCQDIFRLSRFEQLSYPEISRHLGISINTVKTQMTRALKRLRDELLPLLK from the coding sequence ATGCAGGATGTCGTATCTTTTCGCCACAGTGAACACGCTCGTATTGCCAGCCATACTTTGGAGAATAGGATATTAAATATTGCCACTAACAACAGTGAACTAATCAACTTTGAATCACTATTCAAGGTGCACTATGATGCACTCTGCACTTTTGCATTTGATTTTGTTGGAAGAAGAGAACTGGCAGAAGAAATTGTACAGGATACATTTCTGAAGATCTGGGAGCGCTATGAAGAAATAAAAATTGAGGTTTCAGCAAAAGCCTATCTATACAGAGCAGTGCAAAATAACGCACTCAATTACCTTAAGCAAGCCAAAATCCGCGACAGGTACGGTTCTGAGTTATTGCGCCAGATAGAGTCACGTACAACCTTAATGAGCTTGCCTGTACCTCACGATCCATCAGAAAACCTGGAACGTACGGAAATGGAAGGCATGGTGGAGAATGCCATCCGCAGATTGCCGCCACAGTGCCAGGATATATTCAGGCTTAGCAGATTCGAACAACTTAGTTATCCGGAAATTTCCCGCCATCTGGGCATCTCCATCAACACGGTGAAAACACAAATGACCCGCGCCCTTAAAAGGCTTCGGGACGAATTGCTGCCTTTACTGAAGTAG
- a CDS encoding FecR family protein translates to MTNYSREEMDELIAAFLSGDISASEQQQLEDWIELSMANRLHFLELREAWTAAAKSGGYDTLSAWKELHGQIVPPADNFSKWKRAVRIAASFILPFLLGGGAMLAWSEKQGNKGSGSDMVTITSPKGATTRIELSDGTEVWLNAGSKLQYAQSYNTLRREVNLEGEAFFKVHTNPQKPFTVKASDLRILALGTSFNVKAYPEEKTVVTTLIDGEVKIDGSSTRQPFNVVMKPHEHVVYEKPVSVQQAHKTDNEKEPEKQPTPVVSKEVNNTEIYTAWKDGSWIIASQSLEELAVTMERKFNVQVVFQNEELKKYKFSGTFRQETLEQVLNILKLTAPLQYRIEAGVVMLSLDETLKEKYSNAFKFNK, encoded by the coding sequence ATGACTAACTATTCACGCGAGGAAATGGATGAACTGATTGCTGCATTCCTATCCGGAGATATTTCCGCATCTGAACAACAGCAGTTGGAAGACTGGATTGAGCTAAGTATGGCCAATCGCCTGCATTTTCTCGAACTGCGTGAAGCATGGACAGCAGCTGCCAAATCAGGAGGCTATGATACCCTGAGTGCCTGGAAAGAGCTTCACGGGCAAATTGTACCACCTGCTGATAATTTTTCAAAATGGAAAAGGGCCGTTCGTATAGCCGCATCTTTTATACTGCCTTTCCTGTTGGGAGGCGGGGCCATGCTGGCATGGTCTGAAAAACAAGGAAATAAAGGCTCCGGCAGCGACATGGTGACCATCACCAGCCCTAAAGGAGCAACAACCAGAATCGAACTTTCGGATGGAACAGAAGTATGGCTGAACGCAGGAAGTAAACTGCAATATGCGCAATCATACAATACACTTAGGAGAGAAGTAAATCTGGAAGGAGAAGCATTTTTTAAAGTACATACAAATCCGCAGAAACCCTTTACTGTAAAGGCTTCTGATTTGAGGATACTGGCGCTGGGGACTTCCTTTAACGTGAAGGCCTACCCGGAGGAAAAAACAGTTGTAACCACCCTGATCGATGGGGAGGTAAAGATTGACGGTTCTTCCACCCGCCAGCCGTTTAATGTGGTCATGAAACCACATGAACACGTTGTATATGAAAAACCTGTGTCCGTACAGCAAGCGCACAAAACCGACAATGAAAAAGAACCTGAAAAACAGCCAACACCAGTAGTGAGTAAAGAAGTGAACAATACTGAAATCTATACTGCATGGAAAGATGGTAGCTGGATCATCGCCTCACAATCGCTTGAAGAACTGGCAGTAACAATGGAAAGAAAATTCAATGTACAGGTGGTCTTTCAAAATGAAGAACTGAAAAAGTATAAGTTCAGTGGCACTTTCCGTCAGGAAACACTGGAACAGGTACTGAATATTCTCAAGCTGACTGCCCCGCTTCAATATAGAATAGAAGCAGGAGTAGTAATGTTGTCGTTAGATGAAACATTAAAGGAGAAATATTCTAACGCGTTTAAATTCAATAAATAA
- a CDS encoding GH3 auxin-responsive promoter family protein produces MQYPVQVQQQVFQNLISAAQYTEFGKQHGFSKIYKIDEYKQAVPIHTYDTIKPYIQRVMEGQQNILWNTPIKWFAKSSGTTADKSKFIPVTVESLDECHYRSGRDVLTLYYNNFPDSDLLTGKSLVIGGSHQVNKLSEGSDSYFGDLSAVMLQNMPFYGNMIRTPDLSIALMDEWEEKIERMANAVIHENVTSIAGVPTWTIVLIKRIFELTGTDNLADVWPSIELYMHGGVSFTPYREQFKKLIRKPMMYYQETYNASEGFFAAQDVVGEEGLLLFLNHGIFYEFMPMEELGKENPKTLQLQEVELGKNYALIISTNGGLWRYLVGDTIQFTSLLPYRIKVSGRTKSFINAFGEEVIVENSDIAVAKASEATGAVVNDYTAAPVYFSDNGNGGHEWLVEFEVMPDNLEHFTNVLDATLKTINSDYEAKRHKDIALRMPVVHVMPQGTFCEFLKSKGKLGGQHKIPRLNNDRNYLEEILRFAAANMKA; encoded by the coding sequence ATGCAGTATCCTGTCCAGGTGCAGCAGCAGGTATTCCAAAACCTTATCAGTGCAGCGCAGTATACTGAATTTGGAAAACAACATGGTTTTTCCAAAATTTATAAGATAGATGAATATAAACAGGCGGTCCCTATTCATACATATGATACCATCAAGCCGTATATCCAGCGCGTGATGGAAGGACAGCAGAATATTCTCTGGAATACCCCGATAAAATGGTTCGCTAAATCCAGCGGCACTACTGCTGACAAGAGCAAATTTATTCCTGTAACTGTTGAAAGTCTGGACGAATGTCATTATCGTTCAGGAAGAGATGTACTTACCTTATACTATAATAATTTCCCTGATTCTGACCTGCTTACCGGTAAATCACTGGTGATAGGCGGAAGTCATCAGGTAAATAAATTATCCGAAGGCAGCGACTCTTACTTTGGCGACCTCAGTGCGGTGATGCTGCAAAACATGCCGTTCTATGGAAATATGATCCGTACCCCGGACCTTTCCATAGCCCTGATGGACGAATGGGAAGAGAAAATAGAACGTATGGCCAACGCTGTTATACATGAAAATGTAACCAGTATTGCCGGTGTTCCGACCTGGACCATTGTTCTCATCAAAAGAATTTTTGAACTTACAGGAACAGACAACCTGGCCGACGTATGGCCAAGTATTGAATTGTATATGCACGGAGGTGTGAGCTTCACCCCATACCGTGAGCAGTTCAAGAAGCTGATCCGCAAGCCGATGATGTATTACCAGGAAACCTATAATGCATCAGAAGGATTCTTTGCCGCACAGGATGTAGTAGGAGAAGAAGGATTATTGTTATTCCTCAACCATGGCATCTTCTATGAATTCATGCCAATGGAAGAGCTGGGTAAGGAAAATCCTAAAACCCTGCAACTGCAGGAAGTGGAGCTGGGTAAAAACTACGCCCTTATCATCAGCACCAATGGCGGACTTTGGAGATACCTGGTAGGAGATACCATTCAATTTACTTCACTGCTGCCATACAGAATTAAGGTGAGTGGCCGTACCAAATCCTTCATCAATGCCTTTGGTGAGGAAGTAATTGTGGAAAACTCCGATATTGCAGTGGCTAAAGCCAGCGAAGCAACAGGAGCGGTTGTAAACGATTATACAGCAGCACCGGTGTATTTCAGTGACAACGGCAACGGTGGCCATGAATGGCTTGTTGAGTTTGAAGTAATGCCGGACAACCTGGAACACTTCACTAACGTCCTGGATGCAACGCTGAAAACCATCAATTCCGACTACGAAGCAAAACGTCATAAGGATATAGCATTGAGAATGCCGGTTGTACATGTGATGCCACAAGGCACCTTCTGTGAATTCCTGAAAAGTAAAGGAAAGCTGGGCGGACAGCATAAAATACCAAGATTGAATAACGACCGTAATTACCTGGAAGAAATTCTGCGTTTTGCGGCAGCCAATATGAAAGCTTAA
- the fabG gene encoding 3-oxoacyl-[acyl-carrier-protein] reductase has product MKLLENKVAIVTGASRGIGEAIALKFAAQGAHVAFTYVSSDEKAKILEDKLKAFGVKAKAYKSNAGVFEECETLVADVLKEFGAIDICVNNAGISKDNLLLRMSPDQWDDVMNINLKSVYNMTKQVIRPMMKAKSGSIINMSSVIGIMGNAGQSSYAASKAGIIGFTKSIAQEMGSRNIRVNAVAPGFIETDMTSYLKEGEAATNYIQQIPLARFGTPEDIANVCLFLASDMSSYVTGQTISACGGLCM; this is encoded by the coding sequence ATGAAATTACTGGAGAACAAAGTAGCGATTGTAACAGGCGCCAGCCGTGGTATCGGTGAAGCGATTGCCTTAAAATTTGCGGCGCAGGGCGCTCATGTGGCTTTCACATATGTAAGCTCCGATGAAAAGGCTAAAATATTGGAAGACAAGCTGAAGGCTTTTGGCGTAAAAGCGAAAGCATATAAATCCAATGCTGGTGTTTTTGAAGAATGTGAAACACTGGTTGCAGATGTTCTGAAAGAATTTGGTGCCATCGATATCTGCGTAAATAACGCCGGTATTTCTAAAGATAATCTCCTGCTGCGCATGAGTCCTGATCAGTGGGACGATGTGATGAATATCAACCTGAAAAGCGTGTACAACATGACTAAACAGGTTATTCGTCCGATGATGAAAGCGAAAAGCGGATCCATCATCAACATGAGTTCTGTAATCGGTATCATGGGTAATGCCGGCCAAAGCAGCTATGCCGCTTCTAAAGCTGGTATTATCGGCTTTACCAAATCTATTGCACAGGAAATGGGTAGCCGCAATATCCGTGTAAATGCAGTAGCGCCTGGTTTCATCGAAACAGATATGACCAGCTACCTGAAAGAAGGTGAAGCTGCTACTAACTACATCCAGCAAATTCCACTGGCACGCTTCGGAACACCAGAAGATATTGCCAACGTTTGCCTCTTCCTCGCTTCTGATATGAGCTCCTATGTTACAGGTCAGACTATCAGTGCTTGCGGCGGATTATGCATGTAA
- a CDS encoding RagB/SusD family nutrient uptake outer membrane protein, whose amino-acid sequence MKHISKYFAGLSLVMLAASCSLNKEPHQAVPNIDAKDPAMWQNATDGNYALLKEPEFTRNYWQIGEFPSDDIALSGTTTDPLFYSYTYGHLTNQGNTSAYWRAAYRAINGCNLLLAEMKEGTSADVDQMIGENLFIRAFVHHSLVRTFGRPYAQSPETNLGVPVVTTADITAKPKRNTVKEVYDQVIADLRKAKDLMTKNTDDRPNSYATKNVALAMLARVYLYKGQNDSAYIFADSVINSNRYSLITTDDLPKYYTKGNQDNKETIWAIHHTAQDDRDWSSIGSMYYTSPNGLGYGEIYASEAYRKLLDKYPQDARHTFVQPLYLKSAAGGDSTNASGKKVVATRGKAGGIQVEKWYITKFSNQDNIPTLSSPVVFRLAEMYLIRAEAAAKMGNNNQAIADVNTIRTRAGLSGTALFSTGDLKGYATVLDVVLDETRLELAFETHRCFDIFRNNRNLVRDYPGYHPVNPQTIEYTNARVVHYIPEQDILLNPNLVQNP is encoded by the coding sequence ATGAAGCATATATCAAAATATTTTGCAGGACTTTCACTGGTGATGTTGGCTGCTTCTTGCTCCCTTAATAAAGAACCGCATCAGGCAGTGCCAAACATAGATGCAAAAGATCCAGCTATGTGGCAAAATGCAACTGACGGTAACTACGCATTATTAAAAGAACCTGAGTTCACCCGTAACTACTGGCAGATTGGAGAGTTCCCCAGCGATGATATCGCTTTGAGCGGAACTACAACTGACCCGTTATTCTATTCTTATACATACGGACATCTGACTAACCAGGGTAATACTTCTGCCTACTGGCGTGCAGCTTACAGAGCTATCAATGGTTGTAATCTGTTGCTGGCGGAAATGAAAGAAGGTACTTCTGCCGATGTAGACCAGATGATAGGTGAAAACCTCTTCATCCGTGCATTCGTACATCATAGCCTGGTACGTACATTCGGCCGTCCATATGCCCAGTCTCCGGAAACTAATCTGGGTGTTCCTGTGGTCACTACAGCTGATATAACAGCTAAGCCTAAACGTAATACTGTTAAAGAAGTATACGACCAGGTAATCGCTGATCTGCGTAAAGCAAAAGATCTGATGACCAAAAATACAGATGACCGGCCGAATAGTTATGCTACCAAAAACGTAGCCCTGGCCATGCTGGCTAGAGTATATCTCTATAAAGGCCAAAACGATTCTGCTTATATCTTTGCTGATTCTGTTATCAATTCCAATAGATACTCCCTGATAACAACAGATGATCTGCCTAAATATTATACAAAAGGTAATCAGGATAACAAGGAAACAATCTGGGCAATCCATCACACTGCACAAGATGATCGCGACTGGTCTTCCATCGGTTCTATGTATTATACTTCCCCGAATGGCTTAGGCTACGGCGAAATCTATGCATCTGAAGCCTACCGCAAATTGTTGGATAAATATCCCCAGGATGCAAGACATACTTTTGTACAACCGCTTTACCTGAAAAGTGCTGCTGGTGGAGATTCTACTAATGCTTCCGGTAAAAAAGTAGTAGCTACACGCGGTAAAGCTGGTGGTATCCAGGTAGAAAAATGGTACATCACCAAATTTTCTAATCAGGATAATATCCCTACACTCAGCTCTCCTGTAGTATTCCGCCTCGCGGAAATGTACCTCATCAGAGCAGAAGCTGCTGCGAAAATGGGCAATAACAATCAGGCAATCGCTGATGTAAATACCATCCGCACCCGTGCAGGACTCAGCGGCACCGCATTGTTCTCTACCGGCGACCTGAAAGGATATGCGACGGTACTCGATGTTGTACTGGATGAAACCCGCCTGGAGCTTGCGTTTGAAACACATCGCTGCTTCGACATCTTCCGTAACAACAGAAACCTGGTAAGAGATTACCCTGGATATCATCCGGTAAATCCACAAACCATTGAATATACGAATGCAAGGGTGGTTCACTATATTCCTGAACAGGATATCTTATTGAACCCTAATCTGGTTCAGAACCCATAA
- the metF gene encoding methylenetetrahydrofolate reductase [NAD(P)H] — MKVIEHITQAKDTLISFEVLPPLKGKSIESIYEHLDPLMEFKPAFVNVTYHRSEHMFKKKTDGSFEKVEIRKRPGTVGICAAIMNHYNVSTVPHLICGGFSKEETENALIDLAFIGIDNVLVLRGDAPKNESFFEPDPHGHSYASELLEQVVHMNNGIYLEDDLQGGVKTNFCIGVAGYPEKHAEAPNMQTDLLNLKRKVEGGADYIVTQMFFDNQKYFDFVNKCREIGITVPIIPGLKPLTTRKQLSILPRTFNVDIPTDFSNEILKCKTDKEVEQVGTEWLIAQSKELKAHGVPVLHYYTLGKPKVVRQAVEAIF; from the coding sequence ATGAAAGTAATCGAACATATCACTCAGGCCAAAGATACCCTTATCTCTTTTGAAGTGTTGCCTCCCCTGAAAGGCAAAAGCATTGAATCCATCTACGAGCACCTCGATCCCCTGATGGAATTCAAGCCGGCATTCGTCAACGTCACCTACCACCGCTCGGAACATATGTTCAAGAAAAAAACCGACGGCTCCTTCGAAAAGGTAGAAATCCGCAAACGCCCGGGCACCGTTGGTATCTGCGCAGCAATCATGAACCATTATAACGTCAGTACCGTCCCTCATCTTATCTGTGGTGGCTTCAGCAAAGAAGAAACAGAGAACGCATTGATCGATCTGGCGTTTATTGGAATAGATAACGTATTGGTACTCAGAGGAGACGCTCCTAAAAATGAATCTTTCTTTGAGCCTGACCCGCACGGACACAGTTACGCCAGCGAACTCCTCGAACAGGTGGTACATATGAATAATGGCATTTACCTGGAAGATGACCTGCAAGGTGGCGTAAAAACAAATTTCTGCATCGGCGTAGCCGGATACCCGGAAAAACATGCCGAAGCCCCCAATATGCAGACAGACCTCCTGAACCTGAAAAGAAAAGTGGAAGGCGGCGCCGATTACATCGTTACACAGATGTTTTTCGATAACCAGAAATATTTCGACTTCGTAAATAAATGCAGGGAAATTGGCATTACCGTCCCTATCATACCAGGGCTGAAACCATTAACCACCCGGAAGCAACTGAGTATCCTGCCGCGTACCTTCAACGTAGATATCCCGACAGATTTCTCCAATGAAATCCTGAAATGTAAAACCGATAAAGAGGTAGAACAGGTAGGTACCGAATGGCTGATCGCACAAT
- a CDS encoding TonB-dependent receptor, translating to MTKLTSVLIFGGFLQVSATTFAQEKIASVSAENKRVKEVFKLIENSSNYRFFYNEDFADLNKNVSIDVKEKKIDDILGMLFDKSNVTYRVLENNLVVITPSAKAVTEKITGKVTDAKTGEALPGVTITVEGTTAGAVTDPTGTFTINAPNNNVTLVCSYVGYIQQKIRLEGRTQVSIKLEPDTKKLDEVVVMGYTTTTVKNLTGAAQVVNAAKLKDVTASSMDKMLQGKVSGVFIGSSSGDPAAAPTIRIRGNGTLTAGNQPLIVVDGIIGGLPNPSDIESVTVLKDAAATTLYGARAANGVMVITTKRGKAGKSQTTFRTNIGSAQLNTGHFHLMNGSQLFDLQQAAGANMDPGIRNLNTDWQKLAFHTASNQNYELSTSGGSEKTKFYLGGNYYKEDGILRGTGLERFSGRLNLDHNINDKFRISANVAFSQQNDHDNSGGSLYQYYTNNPWDKPYDANGKPINPINAPVWYNRDQVNFLYDQQYNYDAKRRQQLEGLFKLEYDITKWLSFSSTNRAESYHEREEYNGDIRTSAGGDDLGTLYNGSIDSATYISSNLLKARYTIKKDHHIDGLLGAEFQTVNYQFNSATGKGILPGRDVLNAAATPQKIEGLKIDRAFNSYFVQANYNYAYKYYLTSSFRRDGSSRFGDANQYGNFYAFGASWAASEENFIKQIRQISNLKVRLSYGTTGNANIDDYLAIGSYQAKAQYNGLPSIYPLTIGVPNLTWEKAYNTNLGIDLGLWNRLNLTLELYQKDNKDLLFNVPLPANAGYSFVPMNIGQVRNKGIEIAINSENLIGKFKWSTDFNIGFNQNKIVSLYGDQALIIDPMSGYFGLQTGQDMRTFYMRKWLGVDPANGDPLWEQVTKDPTTGKVTKTATNNYNNATLQNVGSASPKFFGGIRNTFAYKNFQLSAFFTFVSGNQIYNGTRELMDNDGAYSQYNQMQLDKGWSRWEKAGDNATHPKYTLNGNKYSNKPSSRYLEDGSYLRLRNVNLSYSLPHEWLDRMKIGNARISIGGDNLWTLTRFSGIDPEVDDRGINSFKYPIARKWFAGLEINF from the coding sequence ATGACGAAACTGACCAGTGTGCTGATTTTCGGAGGATTCTTACAGGTATCTGCAACCACCTTTGCACAAGAAAAAATAGCATCTGTTTCTGCTGAAAATAAGCGCGTGAAGGAAGTTTTCAAACTGATTGAGAACTCCAGCAACTACCGTTTTTTTTACAATGAGGATTTTGCTGATCTGAATAAGAATGTCAGCATAGATGTGAAAGAAAAGAAGATAGATGACATTCTTGGAATGCTCTTCGATAAGTCGAATGTAACTTATCGAGTGCTGGAAAACAATCTGGTTGTAATTACTCCTTCGGCAAAAGCTGTCACAGAAAAAATTACCGGTAAAGTTACCGATGCCAAAACAGGCGAGGCTTTACCAGGTGTAACGATTACCGTTGAAGGTACCACTGCAGGTGCCGTTACAGATCCGACCGGTACTTTCACCATCAATGCTCCGAATAACAACGTTACCCTGGTTTGTTCCTATGTAGGTTATATCCAGCAAAAAATCAGACTGGAAGGCCGTACACAGGTAAGTATCAAACTAGAACCAGACACTAAAAAGCTGGATGAAGTAGTTGTAATGGGGTATACCACTACCACCGTGAAAAACCTTACGGGTGCTGCACAGGTAGTAAATGCTGCCAAACTGAAAGACGTAACCGCCAGCAGTATGGATAAAATGCTGCAGGGTAAAGTATCCGGTGTATTTATAGGTAGCAGCTCCGGAGATCCTGCTGCTGCACCGACAATCCGTATCCGTGGTAACGGTACGCTTACTGCCGGCAACCAGCCGCTGATCGTAGTGGACGGTATCATCGGAGGTTTGCCTAACCCGAGTGATATCGAATCTGTAACCGTACTGAAAGATGCGGCAGCCACTACTTTATATGGTGCCCGCGCTGCAAACGGTGTAATGGTAATCACTACCAAAAGAGGTAAAGCTGGTAAATCACAGACGACCTTCCGCACCAATATCGGTTCAGCTCAATTAAATACAGGTCATTTCCACCTGATGAATGGTTCCCAGTTATTCGATCTGCAACAGGCTGCAGGCGCTAATATGGACCCTGGCATCAGAAACCTGAACACCGATTGGCAGAAACTTGCCTTCCATACTGCGTCAAATCAGAACTATGAGCTGAGCACTAGTGGAGGTAGCGAAAAAACTAAATTCTACCTCGGTGGTAACTATTACAAAGAAGATGGTATCCTCAGAGGTACAGGACTGGAGCGCTTTAGCGGCCGTCTGAACCTCGATCACAATATCAATGACAAGTTCCGCATCAGTGCCAACGTCGCATTTTCTCAACAAAATGACCATGACAATTCCGGCGGTTCGTTGTACCAGTACTATACTAACAATCCATGGGATAAACCATATGATGCCAACGGGAAACCAATTAATCCTATCAATGCGCCAGTGTGGTATAACAGGGATCAGGTTAACTTCCTCTATGATCAGCAGTATAACTACGACGCTAAGAGACGCCAGCAGCTGGAAGGTTTATTCAAACTGGAATATGATATCACCAAATGGTTGTCCTTCAGCAGCACTAACCGCGCTGAATCCTACCATGAGCGTGAAGAATACAACGGCGACATCAGAACATCCGCTGGTGGTGATGACCTGGGTACACTGTATAACGGTAGTATCGACTCTGCTACCTATATCAGCTCTAACCTGTTGAAAGCAAGATATACCATCAAAAAGGATCACCATATTGATGGATTGCTCGGAGCTGAGTTCCAGACTGTAAATTATCAGTTCAACAGCGCTACCGGTAAAGGTATCCTTCCTGGTAGAGATGTATTAAACGCAGCTGCAACACCTCAAAAGATTGAAGGCCTGAAAATTGACCGTGCTTTCAATTCTTACTTCGTACAGGCAAACTATAACTACGCTTATAAATACTACCTTACTTCTTCTTTCAGACGTGACGGTTCATCCCGTTTTGGTGATGCAAACCAATATGGAAACTTCTACGCATTTGGTGCTTCATGGGCTGCTTCTGAAGAAAATTTCATCAAACAAATCAGACAGATTTCCAACCTGAAAGTACGTCTGAGCTATGGTACTACCGGTAACGCCAATATTGATGATTATCTGGCAATCGGTTCATATCAGGCCAAAGCACAATATAACGGCCTGCCATCTATTTATCCACTGACGATAGGCGTACCTAACCTTACCTGGGAAAAGGCTTACAATACCAACCTCGGTATAGACCTGGGCCTCTGGAACAGATTGAACCTCACCCTTGAATTGTACCAGAAAGATAATAAGGATCTGTTGTTCAACGTTCCGCTGCCAGCAAATGCGGGCTACTCTTTTGTACCAATGAACATTGGCCAGGTGCGTAATAAAGGGATCGAAATTGCTATCAACTCCGAGAACCTGATCGGTAAATTTAAATGGAGCACCGACTTCAACATCGGTTTCAATCAGAACAAAATTGTTTCACTTTATGGCGACCAGGCACTGATCATTGATCCTATGAGTGGTTATTTTGGGCTGCAAACAGGCCAGGATATGCGTACCTTCTACATGCGTAAATGGCTGGGTGTAGATCCTGCAAATGGCGATCCGCTGTGGGAACAGGTGACTAAAGATCCAACTACCGGAAAAGTAACCAAAACAGCTACCAACAATTATAATAATGCAACTTTACAAAATGTAGGATCTGCATCTCCTAAATTCTTTGGAGGTATCAGAAATACATTCGCATATAAAAACTTCCAGTTGTCTGCATTCTTCACCTTTGTTTCCGGCAACCAGATTTATAACGGAACCAGAGAACTGATGGATAACGATGGCGCCTACTCACAGTACAACCAGATGCAATTGGATAAAGGCTGGAGCCGCTGGGAAAAAGCGGGTGATAATGCCACCCATCCTAAATACACACTCAACGGAAATAAATACTCTAACAAACCATCCTCCCGTTACCTGGAAGATGGTAGCTACCTGCGTCTGAGAAACGTAAACCTGAGCTACTCCCTGCCACACGAATGGCTCGACCGCATGAAAATTGGCAACGCCAGAATTTCTATTGGTGGAGATAACCTGTGGACCCTCACCAGATTCTCAGGTATCGACCCTGAGGTAGACGACCGTGGTATCAATAGTTTCAAGTATCCTATTGCCAGAAAATGGTTCGCTGGTCTGGAAATTAATTTTTAA